A part of Brassica rapa cultivar Chiifu-401-42 chromosome A05, CAAS_Brap_v3.01, whole genome shotgun sequence genomic DNA contains:
- the LOC103866861 gene encoding cyclin-U2-1, producing MASSNTLAISPRKLRSDLYSYSYQDGSSTPLVISVLSSLIERTLARNERISRSYGGFGKTRVFDCLEIPDMTIQSYLERIFRYTKAGPSVYVVAYVYIDRFCQNNQGFRISLTNVHRLLITTIMVASKYVEDMNYKNSYFAKVGGLETEDLNNLELEFLFLMGFKLHVNVSVFESYCCHLEREVSIGGGYQIEKALRCAEEIKSRQIVQDPKHHNQFSRILL from the exons ATGGCGTCTTCGAATACTCTGGCGATATCTCCAAGGAAGCTCCGGTCAGACCTTTATTCATACTCTTACCAAGACGGTTCGAGCACACCACTCGTGATCTCTGTTCTCTCGTCTCTCATTGAACGAACGTTAGCTCGGAACGAGAGGATCAGCCGGAGCTACGGTGGCTTTGGTAAGACACGTGTCTTCGATTGCCTAGAGATTCCTGACATGACGATCCAATCCTATTTAGAGAGGATTTTCCGGTATACTAAAGCCGGTCCATCGGTTTACGTCGTGGCTTATGTCTACATTGACCGGTTCTGTCAGAATAATCAAGGTTTTAGAATCAGTCTCACTAATGTACATCGGCTCCTCATCACAACCATCATGGTCGCTTCCAAATACGTTGAAGACAT GAACTACAAAAACTCATACTTTGCGAAAGTAGGAGGATTAGAGACAGAAGATTTGAACAACTTGGAACTGGAGTTCTTGTTCTTGATGGGTTTTAAGTTGCATGTGAATGTGAGTGTGTTCGAGAGTTACTGCTGTCATCTTGAGAGGGAAGTAAGTATTGGAGGAGGCTATCAGATCGAGAAGGCATTACGCTGCGCTGAGGAAATCAAATCTAGACAAATTGTTCAAGATCCTAAACACCATAATCAATTTTCAAGAATCTTGTTGTAG
- the EXPB2 gene encoding putative expansin-B2: MTILVLERCHIIMNLFFGLITFILLNSAHCFYPKRLNISAATGDSDWSLAGATWYGSPTGYGSNGGACGYENAVAQAPFSSMVSAGGPSLYKSGKGCGACYQIKCTSKPACSTNPVTVVITDECKGCVTESVHFDLSGTAFGALASSGQDSQLRDVGVLQILYRKVECNYIGETVTFHVENGSNPYSFAALIEYEDGDGEIGLVELKQALDSDTWLPMSQSWGAVWKLDVTSPLRAPLSLRLTYLDSGETVMASDVIPAGWEPGEKYKSNVNFQV, from the exons ATGACAATTCTTGTCTTAGAGCGATGTCACATTATCATGAACTTATTCTTTGGTCTAATAACTTTTATTCTATTAAACTCTGCTCATTGCTTTTACCCAAAAAGACTCAATATTTCTGCTGCAACGGGCGATTCAGATTGGTCTCTAGCTGGAGCTACGTGGTATGGCAGCCCCACCGGCTACGGAAGCAACG GTGGAGCGTGTGGTTATGAAAATGCTGTGGCACAAGCTCCGTTTTCGTCCATGGTATCAGCCGGAGGTCCGTCGTTGTATAAGTCGGGGAAAGGATGTGGCGCATGTTATCAG ATAAAATGCACTTCAAAACCAGCGTGTTCAACGAACCCGGTTACGGTAGTGATTACAGATGAATGTAAAGGATGCGTCACAGAATCGGTCCATTTCGATTTGAGCGGTACAGCGTTTGGTGCACTGGCGAGTTCTGGTCAAGATAGTCAGCTTCGAGATGTCGGAGTTTTGCAGATTCTTTAtagaaa AGTTGAGTGCAACTATATTGGCGAAACGGTGACGTTTCACGTGGAAAATGGTTCAAACCCTTACTCCTTCGCGGCTTTGATTGAGTATGAAGACGGAGACGGCGAGATCGGCCTGGTTGAACTCAAACAAGCTTTAGATTCGGACACATGGCTTCCGATGAGCCAATCATGGGGTGCGGTGTGGAAGCTTGACGTGACGTCACCTTTACGGGCTCCACTGTCTCTCCGGTTGACTTATCTAGACTCCGGCGAGACCGTTATGGCTTCTGATGTTATTCCGGCCGGTTGGGAGCCCGGTGAAAAGTATAAATCGAACGTTAACTTTCAAGTCTAG